Proteins encoded by one window of Cannabis sativa cultivar Pink pepper isolate KNU-18-1 chromosome 4, ASM2916894v1, whole genome shotgun sequence:
- the LOC115714348 gene encoding uncharacterized protein LOC115714348 has product MASHNVIMRQSHDLSFGANQSLGLGHNQHVGGVTHDQNLDLAHSHHDNELDIVHDHDHGLALGQLNEDEMAATHEHMKNLQANNLDTEGSNNYEPEQDHIDDVNEHDDRLSINVDTHELGLSVNHELTVGGESHDFHESMSISEDQLQEMNIVSSSDIDLHHSQMIVSEPVSQSRALVVAPNYELSVGQEFSDVQSCRRALRDAAIALRFEMQTVKSDKTRFTAKCASEGCPWRIHAAKLPGVPTFTIRTIHEEHNCGGVAHLGHQQASVQWVADSVEQRLRENPECKPKEILEEIHRVHGITLSYKQAWRGKERFMAALRGSFEEDYRLLPQYCEQIRRTNPGSIALVYGNPADNCFQRLFISFQASIYGFLNACRPLIGLDRTHLKSKYLGTVLFATGFDGDGATFPLAFGVVDEENDDNWMWFLSELHILLEINVENMPRLTILSDRQKGIVEGVEANFPAAFHGFCLNFLSDSFQKEFNDSMLINLLWQAAYALTVMEFEAKIIEIEEISQEAAYWIRRVPPYLWATAYFKGTRLGHMTSNSAESLNSWILEASGLPIIQMMECVRRQLMTWFNERRELSMQWTGTLVPSAEKLVSDAIERANSCHVIKEDDAKFEVLSLEGEHVVDIRTRCCTCCGWQLSGLPCAHAVAALLSCRQNVHRFTENYFTVANYRKAYSQTIHPIPDKTLWKETPLDLDSLNGGDLVEAKVIINPPKSLKPPAQPRKKRVRTEDGGRMKRVVHCSRCNQTGHFRSTCTAPI; this is encoded by the coding sequence ATGGCTAGTCATAATGTGATTATGAGGCAAAGTCATGATTTATCATTTGGGGCTAATCAAAGTTTAGGACTTGGGCATAATCAACATGTTGGTGGTGTGACTCATGATCAAAATTTGGATTTAGCACATTCCCATCATGACAATGAGCTTGATATAGTTCATGACCACGATCATGGTTTAGCTCTTGGACAGTTAAACGAGGATGAAATGGCTGCTACACATGAACATATGAAGAATCTTCAAGCTAACAATTTAGACACGGAAGGAAGTAATAATTATGAACCAGAGCAAGACCATATTGATGATGTTAATGAGCATGATGATAGACTTTCTATCAATGTCGATACACATGAATTGGGTTTATCGGTTAATCATGAATTGACTGTTGGAGGAGAGAGCCATGATTTTCATGAAAGCATGAGTATATCTGAGGATCAGCTACAGGAAATGAATATTGTTTCGTCATCAGATATTGATCTTCATCATTCTCAGATGATAGTTAGTGAACCTGTCTCTCAGTCTAGAGCCCTAGTTGTGGCCCCTAATTATGAACTCTCTGTTGGCCAAGAGTTTTCTGATGTCCAGAGTTGTCGAAGGGCGTTGAGAGATGCAGCTATTGCTCTTCGGTTTGAGATGCAGACAGTTAAATCTGACAAGACTCGTTTTACTGCTAAATGTGCAAGTGAAGGATGTCCTTGGAGAATTCATGCTGCAAAGCTTCCTGGTGTACCGACCTTCACAATTAGGACCATCCATGAAGAACATAATTGTGGTGGAGTTGCTCATCTTGGTCATCAGCAAGCCTCAGTCCAGTGGGTTGCAGATTCTGTGGAACAACGTTTGAGGGAAAATCCAGAATGTAAACCAAAGGAGATACTGGAAGAGATTCACCGAGTTCACGGAATCACTTTATCATACAAGCAGGCATGGAGGGGAAAGGAACGGTTCATGGCTGCTCTTCGTGGATCATTTGAGGAAGATTATCGGTTACTGCCTCAATATTGTGAGCAGATTAGAAGGACGAATCCTGGAAGCATTGCTCTGGTTTATGGAAATCCTGCTGATAACTGCTTCCAACGCCTCTTTATCTCATTTCAAGCTTCTATATATGGATTTCTGAATGCATGTCGGCCTCTAATAGGACTTGATCGAACTCATTTGAAAAGCAAGTACCTTGGAACTGTACTTTTTGCTACTGGTTTTGATGGAGATGGGGCCACATTCCCATTAGCTTTTGGGGTGGTTGATGAAGAGAATGATGATAATTGGATGTGGTTTCTGTCCGAGCTGCACATCCTCCTTGAGATAAATGTGGAAAACATGCCAAGACTTACGATTTTGTCTGACCGACAAAAGGGTATTGTAGAGGGAGTGGAAGCAAATTTCCCAGCTGCTTTTCATGGATTCTGCTTGAATTTCCTTAGTGACAGTTTTCAGAAAGAATTCAACGATTCCATGCTTATCAATCTTCTTTGGCAGGCTGCTTATGCCTTAACAGTAATGGAGTTTGAAGCAAAAATTATTGAGATTGAAGAGATTTCACAGGAAGCTGCCTATTGGATTCGAAGAGTACCTCCTTACTTGTGGGCCACAGCTTATTTCAAGGGAACAAGGCTTGGTCATATGACTTCTAATTCAGCTGAGTCTTTAAATTCCTGGATACTTGAAGCCTCTGGGCTTCCGATTATTCAAATGATGGAGTGTGTACGACGACAGCTGATGACTTGGTTCAATGAACGTCGAGAATTGAGTATGCAGTGGACAGGAACACTAGTTCCATCTGCTGAAAAGCTCGTTTCAGATGCAATCGAGCGTGCTAATTCTTGTCATGTCATTAAAGAAGACGATGCTAAATTCGAAGTTCTATCCCTCGAAGGAGAGCATGTTGTGGACATCAGAACTCGCTGCTGTACTTGTTGTGGATGGCAGCTCTCTGGACTGCCTTGTGCTCATGCTGTAGCAGCTCTTCTCTCTTGCAGGCAGAACGTTCATCGCTTTACAGAAAATTATTTCACCGTGGCAAATTATCGCAAGGCATACTCACAGACAATACACCCGATTCCAGACAAAACCCTTTGGAAAGAAACGCCATTAGATTTGGACTCACTGAATGGAGGTGATCTTGTTGAAGCAAAGGTTATTATAAACCCTCCAAAGTCATTGAAGCCACCTGCACAGCCAAGGAAAAAGCGAGTTCGCACAGAAGATGGGGGTCGGATGAAACGAGTTGTGCATTGCAGCCGCTGTAATCAGACTGGCCATTTTCGGTCAACATGTACAGCGCCTATATAA